From the Corythoichthys intestinalis isolate RoL2023-P3 chromosome 15, ASM3026506v1, whole genome shotgun sequence genome, one window contains:
- the zbtb42 gene encoding zinc finger and BTB domain-containing protein 18.2 isoform X2 translates to MEFPDHSRQLLQCLSQQRHQGFLCDCTVLVGEARFKAHRAVLASCSMYFHLFYRDQLDKRDVVHLNSDIVTAPAFSLLLEFMYEGKLEFSTLPVEDVLAAASYLHMYDIVKVCKGKLKDKELSSLDEKMGEVFGLSCLERDNSSDGELHTDKQLRRQQSRGVPGAPSPTERFDTDNGEARLSVSDCERSARNRQKANGHSGRSPDLVGVNYVSSEAEPCVQTAGKTKADVSSSTVSLSQRSRASDDMDCALDLSFKPLSSRDPLQASYISGQLALDSQQQGTEPLVKDEHDLLSEQEDSEPVSPESQRFGNSARSSVVTGFAALFPGNNGSAAALLSQEEDLMDEEGEACGGREVAPGREAEEQRRGRLLGDSEEEEEDDLASSDISTSSGVLLPAGQQACVCPLCSKIFPSPHVLQLHLSSHFREKDGARSKLSPDGSVPTCMQCNKTFSCMYTLKRHERTHSGEKPYTCGQCGKSFQYSHNLSRHAVVHTREKPHACKWCERRFTQSGDLYRHIRKFHCGLVKTLAIG, encoded by the coding sequence ATGGAGTTCCCAGACCATAGCCGCCAGTTGCTGCAGTGTTTGAGTCAGCAGCGTCACCAAGGTTTCCTGTGTGACTGCACCGTTCTGGTCGGGGAGGCTCGCTTCAAAGCTCACAGAGCCGTGTTGGCTTCCTGCAGTATGTACTTCCATCTCTTCTACAGGGACCAGCTAGACAAAAGGGACGTTGTGCATCTCAACAGTGACATTGTGACAGCGCCGGCCTTCAGTCTGCTCCTTGAATTTATGTATGAGGGCAAGTTGGAATTCAGCACTCTTCCAGTGGAGGATGTGCTGGCCGCAGCCAGCTACCTCCACATGTACGACATTGTCAAAGTGTGTAAAGGGAAGTTGAAAGATAAGGAGCTCTCTTCGCTCGATGAAAAGATGGGAGAGGTTTTCGGACTCAGCTGTCTGGAGCGGGACAACTCCTCGGACGGTGAGCTACACACTGACAAGCAGCTCAGGAGGCAACAATCCCGGGGTGTCCCAGGGGCCCCCTCCCCGACAGAACGGTTTGACACGGACAACGGCGAAGCGAGGCTCTCTGTCAGCGACTGTGAAAGGTCTGCGAGGAACAGGCAGAAGGCAAACGGTCACTCCGGCAGGTCCCCGGACCTTGTAGGTGTCAATTATGTGTCATCGGAGGCCGAGCCTTGTGTCCAAACAGCTGGAAAAACAAAAGCTGATGTCAGTAGTTCCACCGTATCACTGTCCCAGAGGTCCCGGGCTTCGGATGACATGGACTGCGCTCTGGATTTGTCTTTCAAGCCTCTGTCTAGCAGAGATCCCTTACAGGCCTCCTACATCTCGGGACAGCTGGCCCTCGACAGCCAGCAGCAGGGCACTGAGCCACTTGTTAAAGATGAACACGACTTGCTGTCAGAGCAGGAGGACAGTGAGCCCGTGAGCCCTGAGAGCCAGCGCTTTGGGAATAGCGCCAGGAGCTCAGTGGTGACAGGGTTCGCTGCCCTCTTCCCAGGCAACAACGGCTCCGCCGCCGCCCTCCTCTCCCAGGAGGAAGACCTGATGGACGAGGAGGGGGAGGCCTGCGGGGGGAGGGAAGTCGCCCCTGGCAGGGAGGCAGAGGAGCAGAGAAGGGGGAGACTGCTGGGGGACagcgaggaggaggaggaagacgaTTTGGCCTCTTCGGACATCTCCACCTCCAGCGGGGTGCTCCTGCCCGCGGGGCAACAGGCGTGCGTGTGCCCCCTGTGCAGCAAAATCTTCCCCAGCCCGCACGTCCTGCAGCTGCATCTCAGCTCGCACTTCCGCGAAAAGGACGGCGCCCGCTCCAAGTTGTCTCCCGACGGCTCGGTGCCCACCTGCATGCAATGCAACAAAACCTTCTCCTGTATGTACACCCTCAAGCGACACGAGCGCACACACTCCGGAGAGAAGCCGTACACGTGCGGCCAGTGCGGAAAGAGCTTCCAGTACTCGCACAACTTGAGTCGGCATGCTGTGGTGCACACGCGGGAGAAGCCCCACGCGTGCAAGTGGTGCGAGCGCCGCTTCACTCAATCGGGGGATCTGTATCGCCACATCAGGAAGTTTCACTGTGGCCTTGTTAAAACTCTCGCCATTGGATGA
- the zbtb42 gene encoding zinc finger and BTB domain-containing protein 18.2 isoform X1 — MGYEGRMEFPDHSRQLLQCLSQQRHQGFLCDCTVLVGEARFKAHRAVLASCSMYFHLFYRDQLDKRDVVHLNSDIVTAPAFSLLLEFMYEGKLEFSTLPVEDVLAAASYLHMYDIVKVCKGKLKDKELSSLDEKMGEVFGLSCLERDNSSDGELHTDKQLRRQQSRGVPGAPSPTERFDTDNGEARLSVSDCERSARNRQKANGHSGRSPDLVGVNYVSSEAEPCVQTAGKTKADVSSSTVSLSQRSRASDDMDCALDLSFKPLSSRDPLQASYISGQLALDSQQQGTEPLVKDEHDLLSEQEDSEPVSPESQRFGNSARSSVVTGFAALFPGNNGSAAALLSQEEDLMDEEGEACGGREVAPGREAEEQRRGRLLGDSEEEEEDDLASSDISTSSGVLLPAGQQACVCPLCSKIFPSPHVLQLHLSSHFREKDGARSKLSPDGSVPTCMQCNKTFSCMYTLKRHERTHSGEKPYTCGQCGKSFQYSHNLSRHAVVHTREKPHACKWCERRFTQSGDLYRHIRKFHCGLVKTLAIG, encoded by the exons ATGG GTTATGAGGGAAGAATGGAGTTCCCAGACCATAGCCGCCAGTTGCTGCAGTGTTTGAGTCAGCAGCGTCACCAAGGTTTCCTGTGTGACTGCACCGTTCTGGTCGGGGAGGCTCGCTTCAAAGCTCACAGAGCCGTGTTGGCTTCCTGCAGTATGTACTTCCATCTCTTCTACAGGGACCAGCTAGACAAAAGGGACGTTGTGCATCTCAACAGTGACATTGTGACAGCGCCGGCCTTCAGTCTGCTCCTTGAATTTATGTATGAGGGCAAGTTGGAATTCAGCACTCTTCCAGTGGAGGATGTGCTGGCCGCAGCCAGCTACCTCCACATGTACGACATTGTCAAAGTGTGTAAAGGGAAGTTGAAAGATAAGGAGCTCTCTTCGCTCGATGAAAAGATGGGAGAGGTTTTCGGACTCAGCTGTCTGGAGCGGGACAACTCCTCGGACGGTGAGCTACACACTGACAAGCAGCTCAGGAGGCAACAATCCCGGGGTGTCCCAGGGGCCCCCTCCCCGACAGAACGGTTTGACACGGACAACGGCGAAGCGAGGCTCTCTGTCAGCGACTGTGAAAGGTCTGCGAGGAACAGGCAGAAGGCAAACGGTCACTCCGGCAGGTCCCCGGACCTTGTAGGTGTCAATTATGTGTCATCGGAGGCCGAGCCTTGTGTCCAAACAGCTGGAAAAACAAAAGCTGATGTCAGTAGTTCCACCGTATCACTGTCCCAGAGGTCCCGGGCTTCGGATGACATGGACTGCGCTCTGGATTTGTCTTTCAAGCCTCTGTCTAGCAGAGATCCCTTACAGGCCTCCTACATCTCGGGACAGCTGGCCCTCGACAGCCAGCAGCAGGGCACTGAGCCACTTGTTAAAGATGAACACGACTTGCTGTCAGAGCAGGAGGACAGTGAGCCCGTGAGCCCTGAGAGCCAGCGCTTTGGGAATAGCGCCAGGAGCTCAGTGGTGACAGGGTTCGCTGCCCTCTTCCCAGGCAACAACGGCTCCGCCGCCGCCCTCCTCTCCCAGGAGGAAGACCTGATGGACGAGGAGGGGGAGGCCTGCGGGGGGAGGGAAGTCGCCCCTGGCAGGGAGGCAGAGGAGCAGAGAAGGGGGAGACTGCTGGGGGACagcgaggaggaggaggaagacgaTTTGGCCTCTTCGGACATCTCCACCTCCAGCGGGGTGCTCCTGCCCGCGGGGCAACAGGCGTGCGTGTGCCCCCTGTGCAGCAAAATCTTCCCCAGCCCGCACGTCCTGCAGCTGCATCTCAGCTCGCACTTCCGCGAAAAGGACGGCGCCCGCTCCAAGTTGTCTCCCGACGGCTCGGTGCCCACCTGCATGCAATGCAACAAAACCTTCTCCTGTATGTACACCCTCAAGCGACACGAGCGCACACACTCCGGAGAGAAGCCGTACACGTGCGGCCAGTGCGGAAAGAGCTTCCAGTACTCGCACAACTTGAGTCGGCATGCTGTGGTGCACACGCGGGAGAAGCCCCACGCGTGCAAGTGGTGCGAGCGCCGCTTCACTCAATCGGGGGATCTGTATCGCCACATCAGGAAGTTTCACTGTGGCCTTGTTAAAACTCTCGCCATTGGATGA